A stretch of Oryza brachyantha chromosome 4, ObraRS2, whole genome shotgun sequence DNA encodes these proteins:
- the LOC102704698 gene encoding UPF0235 protein C15orf40 homolog → MAPGKQRGKAKGAPPPPAAAGGGFPACLRLMPPSTVAISIHAKPGSKIATITEIGDEAVGVQIDAPARDGEANAALVDFISSVLGVKKREVSIGSGSKSREKVVLVQDATLQGVFDALKKACASA, encoded by the exons ATGGCTCCGGGGAAGCAACGGGGCAAGGCCAAAGGggccccaccgccgcccgccgccgccggcggtggcttCCCCGCTTGCCTCCGCCTGATGCCGCCCTCCACCGTCGCCATCTCCATCCACGCCAAGCCCGGCTCCAAGATCGCCACCATCACCG AGATCGGCGACGAGGCTGTCGGAGTGCAGATCGACGCGCCGGCGAGGGATGGGGAGGCCAACGCCGCCCTCGTCGATTTCATCAGCTCT GTACTTGGAGTTAAGAAAAGAGAAGTTTCTATTGGTTCTGGCTCAAAATCGAGGGAAAAGGTTGTGCTAGTGCAAGATGCGACACTGCAGGGTGTCTTTGATGCTCTGAAGAAGGCGTGTGCTTCTGCATGA
- the LOC102704974 gene encoding putative pentatricopeptide repeat-containing protein At3g15130: MERLKMIADLLRASARGSSLRAGVQLHAVLMKLGFGSDIMLNNNLIDMYTKCGKLVMAGEVFGEMRERNVVSWTALMVGFLQHGESRECLRLFKEMQGSSTAPNEFTLSAILKACGGGTRDGGQIHGVCVRTGFEGHDVVANSLVVMYSKGRCTGDARRVFDATPFRSLATWNAMISGYSHAGYGRDSLLVFREMRRQHDEQPDEFTFASLLKACSGLGAAREGAQVHAAMAVRGFSPVSNSILAGALLDVYVKCHCLPVAMKVFDRLERRNAIQWTTVIVGHAHEGKVKEAMQQFRRFWSSGVRADGHVLSSVVGVFADFALVEQGKQVHCYTAKTPAGLDVSVANSLVDMYLKCGLTGEAERLFRGMPVRNVVSWTAMINGVGKHGHGREAIDLFEEMQAEGIDADEVAYLALLSACSHSGLVEECRRYFSRICQDPRLRPKAEHYACMVDLLGRAGELREAKELILSMPMAPTVGVWQTLLSACRVHKDVGVGREVGDVLLSIDGDNPVNYVMLSNIFAEAGEWRECQSIRGAMRRKGLKKQGGCSWTEVDKEVHFFYGGGDEAHPQGGDIRRVLRDVERRMREQLGYSGDAQFALHDVDDESRAESLRGHSERLAVGLWLLRDGMDGGGEVIRVYKNLRVCGDCHEFFKGLSAVVRRVLVVRDANRFHRFQNGACSCTDYW; the protein is encoded by the coding sequence ATGGAGCGCCTGAAGATGATCGCCGATCTGCTCAGGGCGAGCGCGAGAGGCTCGTCCCTTCGCGCCGGCGTCCAGCTCCACGCCGTGCTGATGAAGCTCGGGTTCGGATCGGACATCATGCTGAACAACAACCTGATCGACATGTACACCAAGTGCGGGAAGCTTGTCATGGCCGGCGAGGTGTTCGGCGAAATGCGTGAGAGGAACGTGGTGTCCTGGACGGCGCTCATGGTGGGCTTCCTGCAGCACGGGGAGTCCAGGGAGTGCCTCCGGCTGTTCAAGGAAATGCAGGGTTCATCGACCGCGCCGAATGAGTTCACGCTGTCGGCGATCTTGaaggcgtgcggcggcggcacgagaGACGGTGGTCAGATCCATGGCGTCTGCGTCAGGACGGGGTTCGAGGGGCACGACGTCGTCGCCAACTCGCTGGTCGTCATGTACTCCAAGGGCCGGTGCaccggcgacgcacggcgggTGTTCGACGCAACTCCCTTCAGGAGCCTCGCCACGTGGAACGCCATGATCTCCGGCTACTCGCACGCCGGCTACGGCAGGGACTCGCTGCTCGTCTTCCGGGAGATGCGGCGGCAGCACGACGAGCAGCCCGACGAGTTCACCTTTGCCAGCCTCCTCAAGGCGTGCAGCGGCCTCGGCGCGGCTCGCGAGGGCGCACAGGTCCACGCGGCCATGGCAGTCAGAGGGTTCTCCCCGGTGTCGAACTCTATCCTCGCGGGAGCGCTCCTTGACGTGTACGTCAAGTGCCACTGCCTGCCGGTGGCTATGAAAGTGTTCGACCGGTTGGAGCGGAGGAATGCCATCCAGTGGACGACGGTGATCGTCGGCCACGCGCACGAGGGGAAGGTGAAGGAAGCAATGCAGCAGTTCCGGCGGTTCTGGAGCTCCGGCGTCCGTGCCGACGGCCATGTTCTGTCCAGCGTGGTCGGCGTGTTTGCAGATTTTGCTCTCGTCGAGCAGGGCAAGCAGGTGCACTGCTACACGGCGAAGACCCCGGCCGGGCTGGACGTGTCGGTGGCCAACTCTCTGGTTGACATGTACCTCAAGTGCGGCCTCACCGGCGAGGCTGAACGGCTGTTTCGGGGGATGCCGGTGAGAAATGTCGTCTCATGGACAGCGATGATCAATGGCGTCGGGAAGCATGGCCATGGCCGTGAGGCGATCGACTTATTTGAAGAGATGCAAGCTGAAGGcatcgacgccgacgaggtggCCTACCTGGCGTTGCTGTCGGCGTGCAGCCACTCCGGCCTCGTCGAAGAATGCCGCCGGTACTTCTCGAGAATCTGTCAAGACCCGCGTCTGAGACCGAAAGCAGAGCACTACGCGTGCATGGTCGATCTcctcggccgcgccggcgagctccgggAGGCGAAGGAGCTCATCCTCAGCATGCCAATGGCGCCAACGGTCGGCGTATGGCAGACGCTCCTGAGCGCCTGCAGGGTGCACAAGGACGTCGGCGTGGGGCGGGAGGTGGGCGACGTCCTCCTGTCGATCGACGGCGACAACCCGGTGAACTACGTCATGCTGTCGAACATCTTCGCGGAGGCCGGCGAGTGGCGCGAGTGCCAGAGCATAAGGGGCGCCATGAGGCGCAAGGGGCTGAAGAAGCAAGGCGGGTGCAGCTGGACGGAGGTCGACAAGGAGGTGCACTTCttctacggcggcggcgacgaggcgcacCCGCAGGGCGGCGACATCCGGCGCGTGCTGCGCGACGTGGAGCGGAGGATGCGGGAGCAGCTGGGGTACAGCGGCGACGCGCAGTTCGCGCTGCACGACGTGGACGATGAGTCGCGGGCGGAGAGCCTGAGGGGGCACAGCGAGAGGCTCGCCGTGGGGCTGTGGCTGCTGCGCGACGgcatggacggcggcggcgaggtgatcCGGGTGTACAAGAACCTGCGGGTGTGCGGCGACTGCCACGAGTTCTTCAAAGGTTTGTCGGCGGTGGTGAGGAGGGTGCTGGTTGTGAGGGACGCCAACAGGTTCCACAGGTTCCAGAATGGCGCCTGCTCCTGCACAGATTACTGGTGA